From the Anaeromyxobacter dehalogenans 2CP-1 genome, the window CGGCGCGGACACCACCCGGCCCGCCGGCGCGGCCCCGACCGGCGCGCCCGCGGCGGCCCCGGCCGCGCCGAAGCTGGCCGCCGGGCTGGCGCTGGCGCGGGCCAACGGCTGCCTCGCCTGCCACGACGTCGAGGCGAAGCGGCTCGGCCCGAGCTTCCGCGACCTGAAGGCGCGGTACGCCGCCGACGCGGACGCGGCGGCGAAGCTGGCCGCCCGGGTGCGCGGCGGCAGCCAGGGCGCGTGGGGGCCGGTGCCGATGCCGCCCCAGCGCCAGGTGGCGGAGGGCGACGTGGACACGATCGTGAAGTGGGTGCTCGAGGGAGCACGCTGAGGCGCTCGCGGCGCGGCGACCGTCGCCGCGCGCGGCAGAACCCGTAGAGGAGAGCGGAATGAGAGAGGTAGAGCAGACGGGCATCGGGAGGCGGCGGTTCCTCGAGACGACCGGCGGGGCGACGCTCCTCGGCATGCTGGTCGCCGCGGGCATCCTGAAGCCGAGCTGGGGCCGCGCGGCCGACTGGAACAAGGCGGCGTTCGAGGCCCGGACCATGAAGGAGGCGCTGGACGCGCTCGGCGCCGGCGCGCCGGCCGACTCGAAGGACATCGCCGTCACCGCACCCGACATCGCCGAGAACGGCGCCGTGGTGCCCATCACCGCGACCAGCAACCTGCCCGACACCGAGTCGATCGCGTTCCTGGTCGAGGCCAACCCGAACATGCTCGCCGCGTCGTTCCTCCTGACCCCGGCCTCGCTGCCGGTCGTCTCCACGCGGGTCAAGATGGCCCGGACGTCGAACGTGTCGGTGCTGGTGAAGGCCGGCGGCAAGTTCTACGTGGCGACGAAGGAGATCAAGGTCACCCTGGGCGGTTGCGGCGGGTAGGGAGCGAGGAGACAGCCATGGCAGATCCGATGAAGATCCGCGCGAGCCTCCAGGGCGACGTCGTGGAGGTGAAGGTGCTGATGAGCCACGAGATGGAGACGGGCCAGCGCAAGGACGCGAGCGGCGCGCTCGTCCCGGCCCACTTCATCAGCTCGGTCCAGGCGGAGTGCAACGGCAAGGCCGTGCTCACCGCGCACTGGGGCCCGGCGGTGTCGAAGAACCCGTACCTCGCCTTCAAGTTCAAGGGCGCGGCCAAGGGCGACAAGGTCAAGGTGACCTGGGTGGACAACAAGGGCGAGACCCGCACCGACGAAGGGACCATCGCCTGAGCGCGCCGTCCGCCAGCCACGCGGCGCGGGCGGCGGGGAGGGGGGCCCGGTGGCTCCTCGTCCTCGCCGCCGGCCTCGCGGCCGCCCCGGCGGCCCGGGCCGCGCCGCCCTCCGCGCGCGCCGCCGCCCAGAAGGCGGCGCCGATCAAGGTCGTGTACCACCTGACCGAGGGGATCGAGGAGGCGGTGCGCGCCCTGCGCAACGTCCGCAACCACCTCGACGCGGATCCCACCGCGAGGATCGTGGTGGTGGCGAACGGCGCCGGCATCGACTTCCTGCTCGACGGCGCCATGGACAAGAACGGCAACCCGTTCGACGCCATCGTGCAGGACCTCGTCACCCGTCACGTCGAGTTCCGGGCGTGCCGCAACACGCTCGTCACCCGCAGCATCGATCCCTCGAAGCTCCTGCCGGAGGCGACGCTGGTCCAGTCCGGCGTGGCGGAGGCGGCGCGCCTCCAGGCGCGCGAGGGCTTCGCCTACCTCAGGCCCTGAGCTTCACGAACCGTTCCCTGGAAGGAGATTCGGATGACCCGTCGATCGATCGGGCCGGCGCTGCTCCTCGCGGCCGCGGCCCTGGCCCCGGCCGCCCACCGCGCGCAGGAGGAGGACGCCACCGCCGCCATCGCGCGCTACCGCGAGCTGCTCCAGGACGGCAACCCCGCCGACCTGTGGGAGGCGCGCGGCGAGGCGCTGTGGCAGGAGAAGCGCGGGCCGAAGGGCGCGTCGCTGGAGGCCTGCGACCTGGGCAAGGGGCCGGGCGTGGTGCAGGGCGCGTACGCCGAGCTGCCGCGGTACTTCGCCGACGGCGACCGCGTCATGGACCTGGAGACGCGCCTGGTGCACTGCATGGGCACGCTGCAGGGGATCGGCGCCGGGGAGGCCACGAAGCAGAAGTTCGGCGCGGGCGACAAGCGCTCCGACCTCGAGGCGCTCGCCGCCTGGATCGTGGCGCAGTCGCGCGGCATGCCGGTGCGGGTGGCGCTGAAGCACCCGAAGGAGAAGGCCGCCTACGCGCTGGGCGAGCGGATCTTCTTCTACCGCGGCGGGCCGCACGACTTCTCCTGCGCGACCTGCCACGCGCAGAGCGGCAAGCGCATCCGCCTGCAGGAGCTGCCCAACCTCACCACGCCCGCCGACGCGAAGCGCGCCTTCGCGACCTGGCCGGCCTACCGCGTCTCGCAGGGCGAGGTGCGCACCATGCAGTGGCGCATGAACGACTGCCTGCGCCAGCAGCGGTTCCCGGAGCTGGTGTTCGGCTCGGAGGGCTCGGTCGCCCTCATCACCTACCTGGCCCGCCAGGCCAACGGCGCGGGGATGGACGCCCCCGCCATCAAGCGCTGAGGAGAAGCCGATGCCGTTCGCTCGAACCGTAGCCGTCACGCTCGCCGGCCTCGCGCTCGCGGGCCTCGCGCAGGCCGCCCAGCCGCAGAAGGGCGCGAAGGACGAGGCGCGCGCCCGCGAGGTCATCCGCGCGTCCTTCAAGGAGAAGGGCCAGGCGGGCCTGGATCGCCTGGAGCAGGACGAGGTCCAGGCGGCCTGCAGCCGCGCCCCGGCCCAGGGGCCGCTGCCGGACGCCGCCGCGAAGAAGCTGGTCGCCGCGCAGCAGGCCACGCTCGTCTACCCGGCCGACGGCAAGCTCATGGGCGACTGGAAGAAGGGCGAGCAGATCGCGCAGAGCGGCGTCGGCAAGCAGTTCTCCGACGATCCCGCGAAGCCGTCCGGCGGCAACTGCTACGCGTGCCACCGCCTCTCGAAGCAGGAGGTGTCGTTCGGCACGCTCGGCCCGAGCCTGTACCAGTACGGCAAGGTGCGCGGGCAGGGCGAGGCCATGCAGCGCTACACCTACGCGAAAATCTTCAACCCGCAGGCGTTCACGGCGTGCTCCACCATGCCGCGCTTCGGGCACCACGCCATCCTCACCGAGGAGCAGATCAGGGATCTGGTCGCGCTGCTCCTCGATCCCGCCTCCCCGGTGAACCAGTAGCGCGGAGCGAGCGAGCCCATGGATCGCAGGGAGTTCATGCGGATGCTGGCGGCGGCCGCCGCCGGCGGGATGACCCTTCGCGCGCGCGCGGCGGGTCCGGAGGGCGCGGGGCTGTACGACCTGCCGCGCCACGGCAACGTGAGCCTGCTGCACTTCACCGACGTGCACGCGCAGCTCATGCCGCTCCACTACCGGGAGCCGGCGGTGAACCTGGGCGCCGGGCCGGCCCGGGGCCGCCCGCCGCACCTGGTCGGGAAGGCGCTCCTCTCGCACTTCGGGATCCGGCCCGGGACGCGCGAGGCGCACGCGCTCACGTTCCTCGACTTCGAGGCGGCGGCGCGGCGGTACGGCAAGGTCGGCGGCTTCGCGCACCTCGCCACGCTGGTGAAGCGCCTCCGGGCCAGCCGCCCCGGCGCGCTGCTGCTCGACGGCGGCGACACCTGGCAGGGCTCGGCCACGGCGCTGTGGACCGACGGCCAGGACATGATCGACGCGGCCAAGCTGCTCGGCGTGGACGTGATGACCGGCCACTGGGAGTTCACGCTCGGCGCCGACCGGGTGAAGCGCGCGGTCGAGAAGGACCTCGCCGGCAAGATCTCGTTCGTCGCCCAGAACGTGCACACCGCCGACTTCGGCGACCCGGTGTTCGAGCCCTGGGTGATGCGCGAGGTGAACGGCGTACCGGTGGCCGTGATCGGGCAGGCGTTCCCGTACACCCCCATCGCGAACCCGCGGTACCTCGTGCCCGACTGGACGTTCGGGATCGACGAGGAGAACCTCCAGCGCACCGTGGACGAGGCGCGGGCGAAGGGCGCGCGCGTGGTGGTGCTGCTCTCGCACGACGGCATGGACGTGGACCTGAAGCTCGCGTCCCGCGTGAGCGGCATCGACGCGATCCTGGGCGGCCACACGCACGACGGCGTCCCGCGCCCGGTCGCGGTGAAGAACCGCTCCGGCCAGACGCTGGTCACGAACGCGGGCTCGAACGGCAAGTTCCTGGGCGTGCTCGATCTGGACGTCCGCGGTGGGAAGGTGGCGAGCCACCGCTACCGGCTGCTCCCGGTGTTCTCGAACCTGCTCCCGGCCGACCCGGAGATGGCCGCGCACATCGAGCGCGTCCGCGCGCCGTTCCGCGAGAAGCTCGCCGCCCCGCTGGCGGTCACCGAGGGCGTGCTCTACCGGCGCGGCAACTTCAACGGAACGTACGATCAGCTCATCCTGGACGCGCTCATGGCCGAGAAGGACGCCGAGATCGCGTTCTCGCCCGGCTTCCGCTGGGGCGCCTCGCTCCTGCCCGGCGACACCATCACGCAGGAGGACCTGCTCGCGGCCACCGCCATCAGCTACCCGAACGTCGGCGTCAACGACATGACCGGCGCGACGGTGAGGGCGGTGCTCGAGGACGTCTGCGACAACATCTTCAACCCGGACCCCTACTACCAGCAGGGCGGCGACATGGTCCGGGTCGGCGGGCTCGAGTACGCGTGCCACCCCGGCGCGCGGAGCGGGGAGCGCATCCAGGACCTGCGCCTGCGCGGGAAGCCGCTGGAGGCGTCGAAGACGTACCGCGTCGCCACCTGGGCCTCGGTGAGCGAGGCGGCGCGCGACGCCGGCGGCGAGCCGGTCTGGGACGTGGTGGGCCGCTGGCTGCGCGCCCAGAAGACGATCACGCCGCGCACGCCGAACCTGCCGCGCCTGGTCGGCGTGGGCCGGGATCCGGGGATGTCCACCTGATGGCGCCCGCGCTCGCCACGCTGCTCGCGGCGCTCGCCGCGGCCGCCCCCGCGCCGGCCCGCGCGGCCGATCCCGTCCTCGAGCCGGTCCGGCTCGCGCCGCGGGTCTGGCTGGTGCAAGGCGACCCGGGCGTCGCCTCGGCGGCGAACCGCGGCTTCAACTCCAACGCGGCGTTCGTCGTGACCGGCGACGGCGTGGTGGTGATCGACGCCCTCGGCACGCCGGCGCTGGGCCGCGCGCTGGTGCGCGCCATCCGCAAGGTGACCCGCCAGCCGATCCGGCGGGTGATCCTGACGCACTACCACGCCGACCACGTCTACGGCCTCGGCGCGCTGAAGGCGGCGGGGGCCGAGGTCTGGGCGAGCGCGGAGGGCAGGGCGTACCTCGAGGGCGAGGAGGCGGCGAAGCGGCTCGAGCAGCGCCGGAAGGAGCTGGCGCCGTGGTTCGACGCCGGAAACCCGCTGCTCCCCGCGGACCGCTGGCTCGACGGGGACGCCGCCTTCGAGCTGGGGGGCGCGCGCTTCGAGGTGGTCCGGCTCGGACCGGCGCACTCGCCCGAGGACCTGATGGTGGTCCTGCCGGACGACGGCGTGGTCTTCTCCGGCGACGTCATCTTCGCCGGCCGCATCCCGTTCGTCGGCGAGGCCGACAGCCGCCGCTGGCTGGCGGCGATCGACCGGCTCCTGGAGCGCCGCCCGAAGCTGCTCGTCGCGGGCCACGGCCCCGCGTCGCGGGACCCGGCCACCCACCTCGCCCTGACCCGCGACTACCTCCGCCACCTCCGCGCGGTGATGGGGGCGGCGGTCCAGGACCTCGTCCCGTTCGAGGAGGCGTACGCCGCCGCCGACTGGAGCGCGTACGCGAAGCTCCCCGCGTTCGAGCCGGCGAACCGCATCAACGCCTACGGGACCTACCTCACCATGGAGCGCGAGATGCTCGAGGCGGGCCGGCAGTGAGCCGGCCGCGCGGAGAGCGCGACGCTCCCGTTCAACCCCGCAACCGGAGGAACCCCACATGAAGAAGTCGATCGCGATGTCCCTCGCCGCCGCCGCCATCCTCTCCGCCGCCGGCGCCCGCGCCGCCGGCCCGGCCCCGAAGAAGACCCCCGAGCTCGTCGCCAAGGGGAAGGCGTCCTACGCGACGAACTGCGCCGCCTGCCACGGCGACAAGGGCCTGGGCGACGGCGCCGCCGCGGCCGCGCTGGATCCCAAGCCGCGCAACCTGGTGACCGGCGCCTACCGGAACGGCACCACCGCCGACCAGGTGTTCGCGACGCTCGAGCAGGGCATCCCCGGCACCACCATGACCGCCTTCGGCCACCTGCCGGCCGAGGAGCGCTGGGCGCTCACCTACTACGTGCTCGACCTGCGCGGCGCCAAGTCCGCCAAGGCCAAGAAGTAGCGCCACCCTCGTCCCCTCCTCCCGTGACCTCCCTCCCGCGAACCCTCGCGCTCGCGGCGGCCGCCCTCGTCCTCGAGGCCGGCGCCGCCCGCGCGCAGACGCCCGAGCAGCTCCGCCGCGAGCTCGCCGCCATCGGCGTGGTGGAGCGGCTCGGCGCCGAGGTGCCCCGCGACCTCGCCTTCACCGGCGAGGACGGGCGCCCGGTGACGCTCCGGGCGCTGGCCGGCCGCCCGGTGCTGCTCTCGTTCAACTACACGAGCTGCGCGAAGCTCTGCAGCCTGCAGCTCGCCGGCCTCGCCCGGGCGCTCCGCGACGCGGGCTGGAAGGGCGAGGACTTCTCGGTCTTCACCCTGAGCATCGACCCCGCCGAGACCCTGCCGCAGATCCGCAAGTACGAGGAGACCTTCGTGCAGCAGGCCGGCGGCGGGGAGGGCGTCACCCGCGCCTGGCACTTCGCCACCGGCGCGAAGCCGGCCATCGACGCGCTCGCCGAGGCGGTGGGCTTCCGCTACCGCTACGATCCCAAGACCGGCGAGTTCGCGCACCAGGCCACGCTGGTGGTGCTCACCGGCGACGGCCGGGTCTCCGGCTACCTGCACGGCGTGAGCTACGAGCCGGACGCGCTGCGCACCGCCGTGCGCCGCGCCGCCGACGGGCGGGTGGCCACCGCCGCCGAGCAGAAGGCGCTCGGCGGGTTCCTCCTCTCCTGCATCGGGTTCTCCCCCGACGATCCGCTCCCGCTGGCGCTCAAGGTGATGCGCGCGGCGGGCGGGGTGGTCGGGCTCTTCCTCGTCTCCTTCGTCGGCGTCCACGTCGCGCGCGATCGTCGGCGCCGAATCAGGAACGCACCGTGACCGAGCTGCCCATCCGCACCCTCCACCTCCTCGCCGGGGCAGGCCCCGGCTACCTCCCCGCGCGCGCGTCCAGCGTGGCGGACGGGGTGGACCAGGTCTTCCTGTTCCTCTTCTGGGTGAGCGCCTTCTTCCTCGCGCTCATCATCCTCCTCACCATCGTCTTCGTGCTGCGGTACCGCCGCCGCCCGGCGCGGCTGCACCCGGAGCCCTCGCCGGCGCACAGCACGCGGCTCGAGCTGGTGTGGACCATCATCCCGCTGGCGCTCGTCATGGCGCTGTTCGTCATGTCCACCCGCACCTGGATCCAGATGACCTCGGCGGACCCCGGGGCGGATCCGGTGCGCGTGCAGGTGACCGGGCGCAAGTGGTCGTGGTGGTTCGACCACCCGGGTGGCAAGGGCGCGAACGAGCTGCACGTGGTGGCCGGGCGGCCGGTGGAGCTGGTCCTCTCCGCCACCGACGTGATCCACTCGCTGTACGTCCCGGAGTTCCGCCTGAAGCAGGACGCGGTCCCCGGGCGTTTCACCCGGCTCGCCTTCACGCCCACCGTGCCGGGCAGCTACCCCATCCTCTGCGCCGAGTACTGCGGCACCGACCACTCCCGCATGCTGTCCACCGTGGTGGTCCACGCCGACCAGGCCTCGTTCGACGCCTGGGCCAGGGAGGGCCTCCCGGCCGACGCCACGCTCGCCGACCTCGGCAAGCAGGTGTTCGCGGAGAAGGGCTGCGCCGCCTGCCACAGCGTGGACGGGGCGCGGGGCGTCGGCCCGTCGGTCCGCGGGCTGTGGAAGCGCCACGAGAAGCTGGCGGACGGCACCACCGCGCTGGTGGACGAGGAGTACCTGCGCGAGTCGCTGGTGAAGCCGGGCGCGAAGGTGGTCGCCGGATACCCGAACATCATGCCGCCCATGCCGCTGGAGGAGCGCGAGCTGAAGGCCGTCGCCGCGTACCTCGAGACGCTCGCCGTCGAGGGCGGCGCGCCGGCGAA encodes:
- the soxY gene encoding thiosulfate oxidation carrier protein SoxY, which gives rise to MREVEQTGIGRRRFLETTGGATLLGMLVAAGILKPSWGRAADWNKAAFEARTMKEALDALGAGAPADSKDIAVTAPDIAENGAVVPITATSNLPDTESIAFLVEANPNMLAASFLLTPASLPVVSTRVKMARTSNVSVLVKAGGKFYVATKEIKVTLGGCGG
- the soxZ gene encoding thiosulfate oxidation carrier complex protein SoxZ; its protein translation is MADPMKIRASLQGDVVEVKVLMSHEMETGQRKDASGALVPAHFISSVQAECNGKAVLTAHWGPAVSKNPYLAFKFKGAAKGDKVKVTWVDNKGETRTDEGTIA
- a CDS encoding DsrE family protein, encoding MYHLTEGIEEAVRALRNVRNHLDADPTARIVVVANGAGIDFLLDGAMDKNGNPFDAIVQDLVTRHVEFRACRNTLVTRSIDPSKLLPEATLVQSGVAEAARLQAREGFAYLRP
- the soxA gene encoding sulfur oxidation c-type cytochrome SoxA produces the protein MTRRSIGPALLLAAAALAPAAHRAQEEDATAAIARYRELLQDGNPADLWEARGEALWQEKRGPKGASLEACDLGKGPGVVQGAYAELPRYFADGDRVMDLETRLVHCMGTLQGIGAGEATKQKFGAGDKRSDLEALAAWIVAQSRGMPVRVALKHPKEKAAYALGERIFFYRGGPHDFSCATCHAQSGKRIRLQELPNLTTPADAKRAFATWPAYRVSQGEVRTMQWRMNDCLRQQRFPELVFGSEGSVALITYLARQANGAGMDAPAIKR
- the soxX gene encoding sulfur oxidation c-type cytochrome SoxX, translated to MPFARTVAVTLAGLALAGLAQAAQPQKGAKDEARAREVIRASFKEKGQAGLDRLEQDEVQAACSRAPAQGPLPDAAAKKLVAAQQATLVYPADGKLMGDWKKGEQIAQSGVGKQFSDDPAKPSGGNCYACHRLSKQEVSFGTLGPSLYQYGKVRGQGEAMQRYTYAKIFNPQAFTACSTMPRFGHHAILTEEQIRDLVALLLDPASPVNQ
- the soxB gene encoding thiosulfohydrolase SoxB, encoding MDRREFMRMLAAAAAGGMTLRARAAGPEGAGLYDLPRHGNVSLLHFTDVHAQLMPLHYREPAVNLGAGPARGRPPHLVGKALLSHFGIRPGTREAHALTFLDFEAAARRYGKVGGFAHLATLVKRLRASRPGALLLDGGDTWQGSATALWTDGQDMIDAAKLLGVDVMTGHWEFTLGADRVKRAVEKDLAGKISFVAQNVHTADFGDPVFEPWVMREVNGVPVAVIGQAFPYTPIANPRYLVPDWTFGIDEENLQRTVDEARAKGARVVVLLSHDGMDVDLKLASRVSGIDAILGGHTHDGVPRPVAVKNRSGQTLVTNAGSNGKFLGVLDLDVRGGKVASHRYRLLPVFSNLLPADPEMAAHIERVRAPFREKLAAPLAVTEGVLYRRGNFNGTYDQLILDALMAEKDAEIAFSPGFRWGASLLPGDTITQEDLLAATAISYPNVGVNDMTGATVRAVLEDVCDNIFNPDPYYQQGGDMVRVGGLEYACHPGARSGERIQDLRLRGKPLEASKTYRVATWASVSEAARDAGGEPVWDVVGRWLRAQKTITPRTPNLPRLVGVGRDPGMST
- a CDS encoding MBL fold metallo-hydrolase, whose amino-acid sequence is MAPALATLLAALAAAAPAPARAADPVLEPVRLAPRVWLVQGDPGVASAANRGFNSNAAFVVTGDGVVVIDALGTPALGRALVRAIRKVTRQPIRRVILTHYHADHVYGLGALKAAGAEVWASAEGRAYLEGEEAAKRLEQRRKELAPWFDAGNPLLPADRWLDGDAAFELGGARFEVVRLGPAHSPEDLMVVLPDDGVVFSGDVIFAGRIPFVGEADSRRWLAAIDRLLERRPKLLVAGHGPASRDPATHLALTRDYLRHLRAVMGAAVQDLVPFEEAYAAADWSAYAKLPAFEPANRINAYGTYLTMEREMLEAGRQ
- a CDS encoding c-type cytochrome produces the protein MKKSIAMSLAAAAILSAAGARAAGPAPKKTPELVAKGKASYATNCAACHGDKGLGDGAAAAALDPKPRNLVTGAYRNGTTADQVFATLEQGIPGTTMTAFGHLPAEERWALTYYVLDLRGAKSAKAKK
- a CDS encoding SCO family protein gives rise to the protein MTSLPRTLALAAAALVLEAGAARAQTPEQLRRELAAIGVVERLGAEVPRDLAFTGEDGRPVTLRALAGRPVLLSFNYTSCAKLCSLQLAGLARALRDAGWKGEDFSVFTLSIDPAETLPQIRKYEETFVQQAGGGEGVTRAWHFATGAKPAIDALAEAVGFRYRYDPKTGEFAHQATLVVLTGDGRVSGYLHGVSYEPDALRTAVRRAADGRVATAAEQKALGGFLLSCIGFSPDDPLPLALKVMRAAGGVVGLFLVSFVGVHVARDRRRRIRNAP
- the coxB gene encoding cytochrome c oxidase subunit II → MTELPIRTLHLLAGAGPGYLPARASSVADGVDQVFLFLFWVSAFFLALIILLTIVFVLRYRRRPARLHPEPSPAHSTRLELVWTIIPLALVMALFVMSTRTWIQMTSADPGADPVRVQVTGRKWSWWFDHPGGKGANELHVVAGRPVELVLSATDVIHSLYVPEFRLKQDAVPGRFTRLAFTPTVPGSYPILCAEYCGTDHSRMLSTVVVHADQASFDAWAREGLPADATLADLGKQVFAEKGCAACHSVDGARGVGPSVRGLWKRHEKLADGTTALVDEEYLRESLVKPGAKVVAGYPNIMPPMPLEERELKAVAAYLETLAVEGGAPAKGEETKR